The Nitratidesulfovibrio sp. genome includes a region encoding these proteins:
- a CDS encoding class I SAM-dependent methyltransferase, translated as MQSEKFYSKIYDDPSYCGGHDQFKENIIKKLLSKHSSNFKNHLDIGASRGRFLATIAAENRYAFEMADSPREDLLKENVHIIGRNIETEEIEQRQYDLISALDVIEHLFDPLSACIKARGALSKGGIFIVSVPNDLLNLKTLLPMLLGKKDGAVFQFSNNGHIRFFSSTSLFNILKMAGFDSIEIHCYGKHNFLNAFLKDFTAYGFIGIGKV; from the coding sequence TTGCAATCTGAAAAATTTTACTCAAAAATATACGACGACCCCTCGTATTGCGGCGGCCATGACCAATTCAAAGAGAACATCATTAAAAAATTGCTCTCAAAGCACAGCTCAAACTTTAAAAATCATCTTGATATCGGGGCAAGCAGAGGACGGTTTCTAGCAACCATCGCAGCCGAGAACCGCTACGCCTTTGAAATGGCGGATTCACCACGCGAAGACTTGCTGAAAGAAAATGTCCACATCATTGGTCGCAACATTGAAACTGAGGAGATTGAACAGCGCCAATACGACCTGATATCGGCACTTGATGTCATTGAGCACCTCTTTGACCCTCTCTCAGCCTGCATCAAGGCCAGAGGAGCGCTTTCAAAGGGGGGAATCTTTATCGTCAGCGTCCCCAATGACCTCCTCAATTTAAAAACACTTCTCCCGATGCTTTTGGGGAAAAAAGACGGAGCGGTGTTTCAATTTTCCAACAATGGCCACATTCGCTTTTTCTCTTCAACAAGCCTATTCAACATCCTCAAAATGGCCGGCTTCGACTCTATCGAGATACACTGCTATGGGAAACACAATTTTCTCAATGCATTCCTTAAAGACTTCACCGCATATGGCTTCATAGGAATCGGGAAAGTGTAG
- a CDS encoding FtsX-like permease family protein yields MTARDLGLAFRLALRELRSGQRRLTVFLGCMFLGVFAIAAVGSISEAVRAGLARDARALLGGDASVEFATQQPSDEELAWLSARGTVSQVVSLRGMARLATPGGPSGEDAAMVALKGVDAAYPLYGAVTLDPPQPLADALRDGPAAGGPAGNGLSGDAPTLPGVVVDPLLLERFGVRVGDVITVGTQRFRIAAALLGEPDRVVQGITYGPRVLMSLTGLDRTGLLVPGTLLQSGARIRLPGPGEAARVAAPGGEGAATGAGAPSATGAAGSPAFSPAEASPAPASLRSADEATVAAFVEAARTAFPDAGWRVESYSRAVPRIRNLLDRVDTDLMLIGIAALLVGGLGIAEAVRGYLASRMASIATLKCVGGGVATVLWTYLFQILLIGGAGIVAGCALGAAVPPLAAGLTGQLIPVQLDASIHAAPLLRAALLGLAILLAFSLRPLLLAGAVRPATLFRGYVAGGGNGLSGVGRVLVGLGFAVLAGLVWLFTPDARLAFGFMAGCAGCFAVFRVVAWGLRAGTRRAPRAGNPSVRLGLASIHRPGAPTVNMVFALGLGLTALVGIAQVERNLSASLARDLSRDAPAFFFINVLPDQVAEFEALGNASGGMAGVTRIDNAPMVRGRIVRIKGVPVQDVAVAPDAQWAVRGDRGLSHAATPPPDTELTAGAWWPPGYSGPPIISLSDDLARGFGVTVGDSLTFNILGREVTATIANVRKVDWMTFQLQFAVLFAPGLLDRAPATWVVTAYGMGAGMDGLYRTVTAAHPNVTAISMRELLAEVRELMERMGVLFRAMAGVMLATGLLVVAGAILADRQRRIYDAVIYKVCGATRRDILLALVTEFLITGLVTGLFSAGTGTLAAWAAVRGLLKLPFAVYPGVVAGTVAACVAFALVFGLAGTARALKEKPAPYLRNE; encoded by the coding sequence ATGACCGCGCGCGACCTTGGCCTGGCCTTTCGGCTGGCCCTGCGCGAACTGCGTTCCGGGCAGCGGCGGCTGACGGTGTTTCTGGGCTGCATGTTCCTTGGGGTGTTCGCCATTGCCGCCGTGGGGTCCATTTCCGAGGCGGTGCGGGCGGGGCTGGCGCGTGACGCGCGGGCGTTGCTGGGCGGCGACGCGTCGGTGGAATTCGCCACCCAGCAGCCCTCGGACGAGGAACTGGCCTGGCTGTCCGCGCGCGGTACGGTGAGTCAGGTGGTTTCGCTGCGCGGCATGGCCCGCTTGGCCACACCCGGTGGCCCCAGTGGAGAGGACGCCGCCATGGTGGCGCTGAAAGGCGTGGACGCGGCCTACCCCCTGTATGGCGCGGTGACCCTGGACCCGCCCCAGCCGCTGGCCGATGCGCTGCGCGACGGCCCGGCGGCTGGCGGCCCGGCGGGTAACGGCTTGTCTGGTGACGCTCCCACCCTGCCCGGAGTGGTGGTGGACCCGCTGCTGCTGGAGCGCTTCGGCGTGCGGGTGGGGGACGTGATCACGGTGGGCACGCAACGCTTCCGCATCGCAGCCGCCCTGCTGGGCGAGCCGGACCGGGTGGTGCAGGGCATCACCTACGGGCCGCGCGTGCTCATGTCGTTGACAGGGCTGGACCGTACCGGCCTGCTGGTGCCCGGCACCCTGCTGCAAAGCGGCGCGCGGATACGCCTGCCCGGGCCCGGCGAGGCGGCGCGGGTGGCTGCGCCGGGTGGAGAGGGAGCCGCCACGGGGGCTGGCGCACCGTCGGCCACGGGCGCAGCCGGGTCACCTGCATTCTCTCCAGCCGAAGCATCTCCAGCCCCCGCATCTCTCCGCTCCGCAGACGAGGCCACAGTGGCGGCCTTCGTCGAGGCCGCACGCACCGCCTTTCCCGATGCCGGGTGGCGCGTGGAATCGTACAGCCGCGCCGTGCCGCGCATCCGCAACCTGCTGGACCGGGTGGATACCGACCTGATGCTGATCGGCATTGCCGCGCTGCTGGTGGGCGGACTCGGCATAGCCGAGGCGGTGCGCGGCTACCTTGCCAGCCGCATGGCCTCCATCGCCACGCTCAAATGCGTGGGCGGCGGCGTGGCCACGGTACTGTGGACCTACCTGTTCCAGATACTGCTCATCGGCGGCGCGGGCATCGTGGCCGGGTGCGCCCTTGGCGCGGCGGTACCGCCCCTGGCCGCCGGGCTGACCGGCCAGCTCATTCCCGTGCAACTGGATGCGTCCATCCACGCCGCGCCGCTGCTGCGCGCGGCCCTGCTGGGGCTGGCCATCCTGCTGGCCTTTTCGCTGCGGCCCCTGCTGCTGGCCGGGGCGGTGCGCCCGGCCACCCTGTTCCGGGGCTATGTGGCGGGCGGCGGCAACGGGCTGTCGGGGGTGGGCCGGGTGCTGGTGGGGCTGGGATTTGCCGTGCTGGCCGGGTTGGTATGGCTGTTCACGCCCGATGCGCGGTTGGCCTTCGGCTTCATGGCCGGGTGCGCGGGGTGCTTCGCGGTGTTCCGCGTGGTGGCGTGGGGTCTGCGGGCCGGAACGCGCCGCGCGCCCCGTGCGGGCAATCCCAGCGTGCGGCTGGGGCTGGCGTCCATCCACCGGCCCGGCGCGCCCACGGTGAACATGGTCTTTGCGCTGGGGCTGGGCCTTACCGCGCTGGTGGGCATTGCCCAGGTGGAGCGCAACCTTAGCGCATCCCTGGCCCGCGACTTGTCGCGCGATGCCCCGGCATTCTTCTTCATCAACGTGCTGCCCGACCAGGTGGCGGAATTCGAGGCGCTGGGCAACGCGTCCGGCGGCATGGCGGGCGTCACGCGCATCGACAACGCCCCCATGGTGCGCGGGCGCATCGTGCGCATCAAGGGGGTGCCGGTGCAGGACGTGGCCGTGGCGCCGGACGCCCAGTGGGCCGTGCGCGGCGACCGGGGCCTGAGCCATGCGGCCACGCCCCCGCCGGACACGGAACTGACGGCGGGCGCATGGTGGCCGCCCGGCTACAGCGGGCCGCCGATCATCTCGCTGTCGGATGACCTGGCGCGCGGCTTCGGCGTGACCGTGGGCGACAGCCTGACCTTCAACATCCTGGGGCGCGAGGTGACGGCCACCATCGCCAACGTGCGCAAGGTGGACTGGATGACCTTTCAGTTGCAGTTCGCCGTGCTGTTCGCGCCCGGCCTGCTGGACCGTGCCCCGGCCACGTGGGTGGTGACGGCCTATGGCATGGGCGCGGGCATGGACGGGCTGTACCGCACGGTGACGGCGGCGCACCCCAACGTCACGGCCATCAGCATGCGCGAGTTGCTGGCCGAGGTACGCGAGCTCATGGAACGCATGGGTGTGCTGTTCCGGGCCATGGCCGGGGTGATGCTGGCCACGGGGCTGCTGGTGGTGGCCGGTGCCATTCTGGCCGACCGGCAGCGGCGCATCTACGACGCGGTCATCTACAAGGTGTGCGGGGCTACCCGGCGCGACATATTGCTGGCGCTGGTCACCGAATTCCTGATCACGGGGCTGGTCACCGGGCTGTTCAGCGCGGGCACGGGCACCCTGGCCGCGTGGGCCGCCGTGCGCGGCCTGCTGAAGCTGCCCTTTGCCGTGTACCCTGGCGTGGTGGCGGGCACGGTGGCCGCCTGCGTGGCCTTTGCGCTGGTGTTCGGGCTGGCAGGCACGGCGCGCGCCCTGAAGGAAAAACCCGCGCCGTATCTGCGGAACGAGTAG
- a CDS encoding PilZ domain-containing protein, translating into MTDSTTDRRKFSRLPKPFRVEASEIRFPPSSQARFETQCCDISAGGLSVHSPRTFEPGTKLQVRVHIPTLNKYSPGFFKVYENDADQYLQAIAEVIRVEHSAGGYLLGLKYVDVDEDAARAVANMVNKAVQG; encoded by the coding sequence ATGACAGACTCCACCACCGATCGGCGCAAGTTTAGCCGCCTTCCCAAGCCCTTTCGCGTCGAGGCCAGCGAAATCCGCTTCCCCCCGTCCAGCCAGGCCCGTTTTGAAACCCAGTGCTGCGACATCAGCGCCGGCGGGCTCAGCGTGCACAGCCCCCGTACCTTCGAGCCGGGCACCAAGTTGCAGGTGCGCGTGCACATCCCCACGCTGAACAAGTATTCGCCGGGGTTCTTCAAGGTCTACGAGAACGACGCCGACCAGTACCTGCAAGCCATCGCCGAGGTGATCCGGGTGGAGCATTCCGCCGGGGGCTACCTGCTGGGGCTGAAGTATGTGGATGTGGACGAGGATGCCGCGCGCGCCGTGGCCAACATGGTCAACAAGGCCGTGCAGGGCTGA
- the serS gene encoding serine--tRNA ligase: MLDLKLLQRSPEVVAKALADRGSSLDMAEFTALDERRRALLAEVEALKGERNKASGEVARMKRAGEDAAPLLERLSGLSDRIKDLDRETEEVKAAVNDWLLAVPNIPDASVPFGRSEADNPEVLRWGTPRAFTFAPKEHWEIGTALGGLDFERAGKLAGSRFAVYRTWAARMERALANFFLDTHITEHGYTEIIPPFMVNRKTMTGTGQLPKFEEDLFKLEGWDYFLIPTAEVPLTNLHADEMLEEAQLPMGYAAMTPCFRSEAGSYGKDTRGLIRQHQFTKVEMVRFAHPERSFDELEKMRGHAEVLLQRLGLPYRVITLCTGDMGFSSAKTYDIEVWLPGQNAYREISSCSNCGDFQARRAGIRFRPAGGGKPEFAHTLNGSGLAVGRALVAVIENYQQEDGSIVIPEVLRPYMGGMERVTAE, encoded by the coding sequence ATGCTCGATCTCAAGCTGCTGCAACGCAGCCCCGAAGTGGTGGCCAAGGCCCTGGCCGACCGGGGCTCGTCGCTCGACATGGCCGAATTCACCGCCCTGGATGAACGCCGCCGCGCCCTGCTGGCCGAGGTGGAAGCCCTGAAGGGCGAACGCAACAAGGCCTCGGGCGAAGTGGCCCGCATGAAGCGCGCGGGCGAGGACGCAGCCCCGCTGCTGGAACGCCTGTCCGGGCTGTCCGACCGCATCAAGGACCTGGACCGCGAAACCGAAGAGGTGAAGGCCGCCGTCAACGACTGGCTGCTGGCCGTGCCCAATATACCCGACGCCTCCGTGCCCTTTGGCCGCAGCGAGGCCGACAACCCCGAGGTGCTGCGCTGGGGTACCCCCCGCGCCTTCACCTTTGCCCCCAAGGAACACTGGGAGATCGGCACCGCCCTTGGCGGGCTGGACTTCGAGCGTGCGGGCAAGCTGGCGGGCAGCCGCTTTGCCGTGTACCGCACCTGGGCGGCCCGCATGGAACGCGCCCTGGCCAACTTCTTTCTGGATACGCACATCACCGAGCACGGCTACACGGAAATCATCCCGCCGTTCATGGTCAACCGCAAGACCATGACCGGCACCGGCCAGTTGCCCAAGTTCGAGGAAGACCTGTTCAAGCTCGAAGGGTGGGATTACTTTCTGATTCCCACGGCAGAAGTGCCGCTGACCAACCTGCACGCGGACGAAATGCTGGAAGAGGCCCAACTGCCCATGGGCTACGCGGCCATGACCCCGTGCTTCCGCTCCGAGGCGGGCAGCTACGGCAAGGACACGCGCGGCCTGATCCGCCAACACCAGTTCACCAAGGTGGAGATGGTGCGCTTTGCCCATCCGGAACGTTCGTTCGACGAACTGGAAAAGATGCGCGGCCACGCCGAGGTACTGTTGCAGCGCCTGGGCCTGCCCTACCGGGTGATTACCCTGTGCACGGGCGACATGGGCTTCTCGTCGGCCAAGACCTACGACATCGAGGTCTGGCTGCCCGGCCAGAACGCCTACCGCGAGATTTCGTCGTGTTCCAACTGCGGCGACTTCCAGGCGCGCCGCGCGGGCATCCGCTTCCGCCCGGCGGGCGGCGGCAAGCCCGAATTCGCGCACACCCTGAATGGTTCCGGCCTCGCCGTTGGCCGCGCCCTGGTGGCGGTCATCGAAAACTACCAGCAGGAAGACGGATCGATAGTCATTCCCGAAGTGCTGCGCCCCTACATGGGCGGCATGGAGCGGGTGACGGCGGAATAG